From one Scyliorhinus torazame isolate Kashiwa2021f chromosome 25, sScyTor2.1, whole genome shotgun sequence genomic stretch:
- the LOC140402455 gene encoding olfactomedin-4-like, with amino-acid sequence MLFLLLIAASVLPSNGNHVNGSVDSDGVCVCSVNWPDNVFPVERVEYLQTTYQALSVNVQHELSKVQEYTRTLSVQTYKLLNLTRRVERMESGGSYTQLDFELLKLEIRELLSLTGQLKISLNGSNSMIDQLYSEILNMSQAVNQLESLDKHNVLAVRREIATLRKRLQDCEEHRHSQTPAAVDYGSCDHNGLLNVSNPVVVQLNWRGFSYKYGGWGRDPASNSSEMVYWVAPLETNARIIYSFRVFHSHDDLLLYKNPTTESLSPYYGQGSGMVLYKKYFYYNCYNSRYMCRLNIDTNTRQRQILTGAAYNNRFSYTGVTYQDMDFAVDESGLWVIYSPEANVGYVAIGKINVTTFTVERTWVTRLFKPSATNAFMICGVLYAIRPVDLRSEEIFHMFDTRTGEEGAVSIKMGKVMEKLQNVNYNPSDHKLYVYNDGYQLTYDVMFKPE; translated from the exons ATGTTGTTCCTTCTGTTGATCGCAGCCTCTGTCCTGCCGTCT AACGGTAACCATGTCAATGGGTCAGTTGACAGCGATGGGGTCTGTGTTTGCTCCGTGAATTGGCCTGATAACGTGTTCCCGGTGGAAAGGGTGGAATATTTGCAAACAACATACCAAGCGCTCAGTGTCAACGTACAACATGAACTCAGCAAG GTGCAGGAATATACGAGGACTCTCTCTGTGCAAACGTACAAGCTGCTGAACCTGACACGGCGCGTGGAGAGGATGGAGAGTGGAGGCTCCTACACCCAACTCGACTTTGAGCTGCTGAAACTGGAGATCCGAGAGCTGTTGTCACTCACCGGTCAGCTGAAGATCTCCCTCAACGGCAGCAACAGCATGATCGACCAGCTTTACAGTGAG ATTCTGAACATGTCCCAAGCTGTCAACCAGCTGGAGTCGCTTGATAAGCACAACGTGCTGGCAGTCCGCAGAGAGATTGCGACGCTAAGGAAACGCCTACAGGACTGTGAGGAACATCGGCATTCACAAACCCCTGCCGCCGTTGACTACG GGAGCTGTGATCATAACGGCCTTCTTAATGTATCCAACCCCGTCGTGGTACAGCTGAACTGGAGAGGATTTAGTTATAAATATGGAGGATGGGGCAGAGATCCAGCTTCAAACTCCAGTGAAATGGTGTACTGGGTGGCCCCACTCGAGACAAATGCACGGATAATTTACTCCTTCAGAGTCTTTCATTCACACGATGATTTGCTGCTTTACAAGAATCCAACAACAGAATCACTTTCTCCTTATTATGGGCAGGGAAGTGGAATGGTTTTGTACAAAAAATACTTCTATTACAACTGTTACAATTCTCGGTACATGTGCAGGCTTAACATAGACACAAACACAAGACAGAGACAGATTCTTACAGGTGCAGCTTACAACAACAGGTTTTCTTATACCGGTGTCACGTACCAAGACATGGACTTTGCTGTCGATGAGTCCGGCCTTTGGGTCATTTACAGTCCTGAAGCCAATGTCGGATATGTGGCTATTGGTAAAATCAATGTGACCACCTTCACGGTGGAAAGGACATGGGTGACCAGGCTGTTCAAACCTAGTGCGACCAATGCCTTTATGATCTGTGGGGTGCTGTATGCAATACGGCCAGTGGACCTACGGTCTGAGGAAATTTTCCACATGTTTGACACCAGAACAGGGGAAGAGGGTGCGGTTTCTATAAAGATGGGTAAAGTCATGGAGAAACTGCAAAATGTTAACTACAATCCATCTGATCACAAACTCTATGTGTACAATGATGGCTACCAGTTGACTTACGATGTGATGTTTAAACCTGAGTAA